TAATAACCTGACATCTCTGTACATATACTCTCTTTTTCGTCTGAAATGAATAGGCAGTGCTCCTGCCGGTTCCTCCGTTTAACGAATGAATTACCTAATGTAGGATTAACAGGGCAAGGGCGCAGCCAGCGTTGATGGGTTCGGTTTGAAGTTTGAACCCAGCAAAATTTGTCAAACTTATAATTCTTGATAGTCGCTAACTCTGACCCACGAGATTGTCAATGTAAACTGGAAACCCTCCCGTTCTGATCTTGTCTTCACCGAAGAAGTCAAATACCCTAAGCTAGGCGTTATCGGCTTATCGCCTATATAAGCTTGCAGAGCACAGCAGGGCAGGGCACAACACCGAGAGCTCTTGCGTTCCGAGTAACCGAGGCCGGTCGTTCGGAAGCAGCAGTACGTACGTAGCAGCCAAATGAGGAGCCGCCTCTCCCACTGCTTCTGGCTCCTCGTCGCGCTGTGCTTCCTATCCCGGCGTGCGGCGGCTGCTCCTCGTCTCCCCGTGCGAGCGGTGAACCTCGGCGGCTGGCTCGTCACGGAGGGCTGGATCCTGCCGTCCCTCTTCGACGGCATCCCCAACAAGGACCTCTTGGTACGTATACACGCCAACGCATGTGGGAGGTCGCCGCCGGCGTGTGCCCTGTCCTGCCATGGCCGGGCTCTCTGTTTAAATTTCTTGACTGATTAACGCGCGGTGTACGTACGTGTAGGATGGCACGCAGCTGCAGTTCAAGTCGGTGACGCAGAACGGCTATGTGGCCGCggagaagggcggcggcgcggggctggtGGCGAACCGGTCTCAGGCATCTGGCTGGGAGACCTTCAAGCTATGGCGGATCAACGAGACGACGTTCAATTTGAAGGTGTTCGGCAACCAGTTCGTGGGCGTCCAGAGCGACGGCTCGGTGGTGGCCACGGCCACGTCGCCGGGAAAGTCGGAGACGTTCCGGTTAGTGCGCAACGCCGGCCAGAACAGGATACGGATTATGGCGGCAAACAGGCTCTTCTTGCAGGTAAGATTTAAACGAAATATATGTATGTCACTACTCATATTGGCCAAAGAGGCAACAAGTGTCGTTCTACAAACATGTAAGTGCTTTAGAGCTCTTATATATATTTCTTTAAGGAGGGAGGTCTCACTAATCACTACTTATATTTAAGTGGAAACAATGAAACCAAGTGAAAACTACATTTCAAATgttttaaaaattctgaaaaaggAAGTATGGCAGAGAGCTGACGTCCTACAAACATGTAAGTTTTAAATTTAGTGCTAATCTTCGAGCATATCTCAACAAAATTGCAACAACATACATGCATAGTAGTTAATAATCCACCCACAAAGAATGATCCAACGCCAGCATAAGAAAGGAACTATTCTATGATTTACGTACAATTGCTTAAACATTTAGTCAGCGTGTACTACGTCCAAAACCGGCACTGGACTCAACATGCGCCTCCAATGTTGACTTGTCTAGCCGTCTAAGATATTTGACTAGTACACCAATGCTAGAAAGCTCATTCTCTTCCATATGAACTAGCAGTCAAATTCCATTGATGGCAGGCAAACAAAGACAGCACAGTGACAGCGGACTATGGGAAGAGCACAAGCTGGGGCGACGACGACCCGTCGGTGTTCGCGGTGACCAGAGTGACGGGGCTACAAGGGGAGTACCAAATCTGCAACGGATATGGGACGGCAAAGGCCACGCCAATTCTCAAGGTAAAGACATTATTGAACATGCATGTGCCCACTTGCTGATTGCTACTGTTTTAAATCAAAACAACGTGGTGAACAGCACTTGCAGATTATGCTTATCATGATGTGGATATCACTGCCCTCGGTGGTTCCCCTCCTCACTTGTTTCTTGTGTACCATGTGACTCATGTCTATGCATGCCCACTTGCACAAGGAAACAAGAAAAGAGTAGTGGCCACGATAGTACAGCGAATGACTTCACCAGATATTTATACCTAGTTTGAAATAATTGTATAATAAACAATTTGGAAAGGAATTTATTCATTCATACGAAAAAAGAGATACAAAGGGTTTGGTGTTTGCAGTATAGTAACATTATAAATTGAATGTGGTTTTAGCTAGGAATAAGTACTACCATTTTTCTCTCTCTATAGAAGTCAGGAATAAGTATCATCACTTTGTGGAACTTTGTATGTTTGGCAGAACCACTGGAGCACATATATAGTGGAAGATGACTTCAGGTTCATATCCGAAAGCGGGCTGACTGCAGTGAGGATACCAGTGGGATGGTGGATCGCTAGCGACCCCAGTCCTCCAGCACCTTACATCGGAGGTTCGCTTCAAACCTTGGACAAGGCATTCAAATGGGCAGAGTAAGCATGCTTCATGTTTGATCTTGGCATAATCTTGAGCATAATCAGTAAAGACATTATCTAATTACTTCTGGAATAAATGCGCAATTTTTCTGCATGGACAGGGAGTACAATCTGGGCGTCATCATCGACCTACACGCAGCTCCTGGGTCACAAAACCCCTTCGAGCACAGCGCCTCCAAGGATGGCTCACAGGACTGGGGCACCAGCACAGCTAACATCGCGCAAACCGTACAAGTGATAGATTTCCTTGCATCTAGGTACGCTGCTAGCCCGAGCCTCCTCGCAATGGAGTTGTTGAACGAGCCGCTGGCGCCTGGCGCGTCCTTGGAGAGCCTGAAAACGTACTACCGCGACGGGTACAATGCCGTCAGGAAGCACTCATCGGAGGCCTATGTGATCATGTCTAACCGGCTGTCATCCCCAGACCCGACGGAGCTCCTCGAGTTCGCCGGCGGGTTGCCCAGGGCCGTCATCGACGTGCACTACTATGTGTTGTTCAATAGCATGTTTGATACTTTCACCGTGCAGCAGAACATTGATTTTATCAAGGCCAATTACTCAAGCGCTCTCAGTACTGTCACCAAGCAGAACGGTCCTCTCACCTGTGTGGGTAAGTCTAACTAATATTTTGGTGCCTTTTGATTTTGGAGCATGGATTTTATTTTTGTTCCCATTCCTGTAAGACTTCAGTGAAAATGTCTGATGTGTCATGGATGACATTATTTTCCACAGGCGAATGGGTGGCTGAGTGGCAGGTGCCCAATGCAACGAAGGAAGAGCTTCAAATGTTTGCAAATGCACAGATGGATGTGTATGGGAAGGCAACATTTGGATGGGCTTATTGGACTCTCAAGAATGTAAACAACCACTGGAGTATGGAGTGGATGATCAAGAATGGGTACATCTCCTTAAAAAACTAGGATGTGCTTTCTACGTGTAATGACACGTGAAATAAGTTTGTGGAGCAATC
Above is a window of Triticum dicoccoides isolate Atlit2015 ecotype Zavitan chromosome 5B, WEW_v2.0, whole genome shotgun sequence DNA encoding:
- the LOC119307500 gene encoding probable glucan 1,3-beta-glucosidase A; this encodes MRSRLSHCFWLLVALCFLSRRAAAAPRLPVRAVNLGGWLVTEGWILPSLFDGIPNKDLLDGTQLQFKSVTQNGYVAAEKGGGAGLVANRSQASGWETFKLWRINETTFNLKVFGNQFVGVQSDGSVVATATSPGKSETFRLVRNAGQNRIRIMAANRLFLQANKDSTVTADYGKSTSWGDDDPSVFAVTRVTGLQGEYQICNGYGTAKATPILKNHWSTYIVEDDFRFISESGLTAVRIPVGWWIASDPSPPAPYIGGSLQTLDKAFKWAEEYNLGVIIDLHAAPGSQNPFEHSASKDGSQDWGTSTANIAQTVQVIDFLASRYAASPSLLAMELLNEPLAPGASLESLKTYYRDGYNAVRKHSSEAYVIMSNRLSSPDPTELLEFAGGLPRAVIDVHYYVLFNSMFDTFTVQQNIDFIKANYSSALSTVTKQNGPLTCVGEWVAEWQVPNATKEELQMFANAQMDVYGKATFGWAYWTLKNVNNHWSMEWMIKNGYISLKN